Below is a window of Halococcus saccharolyticus DSM 5350 DNA.
GGCCGTCTACGCCCTCCTCCTCGGACAGGGTGGCTGGACGACCGACGTCCGGCCGTGGCGACTGCTCGGTGGTGGCGTCCTCGTCGGTATCGGGACACGGATCGGGAAGGGCTGTACCTCCGGCCACGGGATCCACGGGCTGGCGTCGCTGTCACGGACCTCGTTCGCAAACGTCGCGACGTTCATGGCAGTCGCGATCGGGACCGCGCTCTCGATGCAGGCGCTCGGAGTGACGCCATGAGCGCGAGCGATGCCCGAAACCCGCTGTTCGTGCCGCTGATCGCCGTTGGCGGATCGCTGTTCGGGTTCGGCCTCGCCTACAGCGGAATGGCGAGACCCGAGGTCGTCCTCGATTTCCTCCAGTTGCAGGACCTCGGCCTCCTCTTCGTGATGGGCGGGGCGGCAGCCGTCACTGGAACCGTCATCACGCTTGCGACGCGCCACCTCGACCATGCACCGCTCACCGGCGATCGCTACGGCAAACGCGAGCGATCCTTCGATCGCAGCGTGCTCCTCGGTGGAGCGGTCTTCGGCGTCGGCTGGGGGATTTCGGGCCTCTGTCCGGGCTCGGCGTACGCCAGCCTCGGCATCGGGAACTACCCGATCCTACTCGGGATTGCCGGGATGTTCCTCGGTGCGTACGCTCAGGGCTACTGGCGCGCGTATCGACAGGAAACCGATAGAACGGCCACACCGAGCGACTGAGCGCACCCGATTCGACTCCCAGATGATGCGAAACACCGAACACGAGCACGATACCGACCGTGAACAGCTATCGTGGATAGAGGGGGACTCGTGAGCGACGACACACCCTTCGACCCGACCGGTGAGGCCGAGCGCCACATCGGTCGCGGGATGTTCGAGGAAGGGATGGGGCCCGGCTCGTCGATGGCTCACCTCTATCGCGGTGAGGTCCACCGGATGAAGTTCTGGCGCGAGCGCTTGGACCGCACGACCAACTGGGCCATCACGATCATGGCAGCGATCCTGACGTGGGCGTTCACGGGCAACAATCCTCACTATATCGTGTTGATCGGACTGGCGATGCTCACGGTCTTCCTGGTGATCGAGGCCCGTCGATACCGTGGCTACGATCTCTGGCGGTCACGCGTCCGACTGATGCAGGAGAACGTCTTCGCGAACGCGCTCGATGCCTCCAAGGACGTCAGCGACCCCTACTGGCGACGCGAGCTGAGCGAGGACTACCG
It encodes the following:
- a CDS encoding DUF6691 family protein, which encodes MSASDARNPLFVPLIAVGGSLFGFGLAYSGMARPEVVLDFLQLQDLGLLFVMGGAAAVTGTVITLATRHLDHAPLTGDRYGKRERSFDRSVLLGGAVFGVGWGISGLCPGSAYASLGIGNYPILLGIAGMFLGAYAQGYWRAYRQETDRTATPSD
- a CDS encoding DUF2270 domain-containing protein, with the protein product MSDDTPFDPTGEAERHIGRGMFEEGMGPGSSMAHLYRGEVHRMKFWRERLDRTTNWAITIMAAILTWAFTGNNPHYIVLIGLAMLTVFLVIEARRYRGYDLWRSRVRLMQENVFANALDASKDVSDPYWRRELSEDYRQPKIKISFEEALAHRLRRVYLPLMTVLLAAWVVRITAFIQVTEWPTSAAIGAIPGIVMSAVVVAFFAVATVIACRPRTWKANGELRITDVDVWGDADQ